A genomic stretch from Parafrankia discariae includes:
- a CDS encoding class I SAM-dependent methyltransferase, whose protein sequence is HRSSGTSRTARLFSITSMIRYVPSAPTRDTHYSGEFVFGLGTENILAALAEVPPAGTWIDLGAGSESLLWSTALQTRRLVAVDLDPHRLTLLRAYAATRRPRPAYQTALALRARTTAEFAERCDRLAGTVVADCLADRPLPLRPGGADLVTQFGLLGLTTSPEQFLSSWHRAHQPLTAGGWAAGANWTATSPDAGRVRLSRQLYTAAFVHSGMTVLHLERIPITGDPDFDAVWIYLGRKP, encoded by the coding sequence CCACAGATCGTCGGGGACCAGCCGCACCGCCAGGCTGTTCTCCATCACATCCATGATCAGATATGTACCCAGCGCCCCCACACGAGACACGCACTACAGCGGCGAGTTCGTCTTCGGTCTCGGTACCGAGAACATCCTGGCCGCCCTCGCCGAGGTTCCGCCCGCCGGAACCTGGATCGATCTCGGGGCCGGCTCGGAGTCGCTGCTGTGGTCGACCGCCCTGCAGACCCGCCGCCTCGTCGCCGTCGACCTCGACCCGCATCGGCTCACCCTCCTGCGCGCCTACGCGGCCACCCGCCGGCCCCGCCCCGCTTACCAGACCGCGCTCGCCCTACGCGCCCGGACCACGGCCGAGTTCGCCGAACGCTGCGACCGGCTGGCCGGCACCGTCGTCGCGGACTGCCTCGCCGACCGGCCGCTGCCGCTGCGACCCGGCGGCGCCGACTTGGTCACCCAGTTCGGGCTGCTCGGCCTCACCACCAGCCCCGAACAGTTCCTGTCCAGCTGGCACCGCGCCCACCAGCCGCTGACCGCCGGCGGCTGGGCGGCCGGGGCGAACTGGACCGCCACGAGCCCCGACGCCGGCCGGGTCCGCCTGTCCCGCCAGCTCTACACCGCCGCGTTCGTCCACAGCGGCATGACCGTGCTTCACCTCGAACGGATCCCCATCACCGGCGACCCCGATTTCGACGCCGTCTGGATCTACCTCGGGAGGAAACCATGA